CTCTTGAGACACTGCAGTCCCTTTTTTCAAAGAAAGCAAGGCTGCAGGGtgtcccatttctcattttgactACTCAAGAGTGCCCTCTATGTGCCCGTATCGGTGAGGACTGCATCCAGGCAGAGTTAGCAATGGACACTTATCTAAGATTCCTTGAGCTGCAGGTGTGGACCATTTAGAGTGGATCatttttagtgtgtgttttgtttacatctatttgATCAACATGGTGGAAAAGAAGATATTGAGATGTGAGCTGAAGTGCATGTGTTTACTAAATTAATTGATCACTGAGCTGCATTATGCTTGTAATCTGAATTGAGCCACTTTagataaaataatgaattcttaaaaaaaaaaaaaactgagtatGACTGATAACATAATCTTGCCGGGTATGGAACATGTCTGTCCCAAATCCACAGTTTGAGTTCTCTTGCCACAGGTTAATCACAACATGTAGAGAAGGAGTACTCAAGAACCAGAATTGGGAACATAATCTGACATAGGATTACCCAGGGGAGGGAGCCTTGAAAAGTATCttatttaaagggttaacaagGGGTCACTGAACTTGTTTGCAAAGAACTGATGTAACTGGAGCTTTTCCAAGCTAATAGGAGAACACTCTATATGTCTAATCAGCTGTTTGCAGACTGAGACCAGTTGATTGAACAAAAGGAATCAAGTGTCTGTCTGCTTGATTGGAATGAAAACTAGCAGCCACACTGACCTCTTGTGGATAAAATTTATGATCCCTGATCAACATAATTGGATCAGTGACTCTTGTCTCAAGGAGAGGCCTTCAAGCTTGTTCTTAAAATGACTTTGAACTCTACCTTTAATATCACAAATGGGATTAGAGAATGAGGACAGGGTTACCAATAATTTGTCAGGCTTGAGGACTCACATTGAAAGGTGGTATCTGCTCTCCTCCCCATCCAGGATTCCATGGTACGTTCCGATCTCCAGCTCCAGTCTCATCTTATTGTTGAGTAGAGTCTCATAGTCGCGCCTCTGCTGCTCGATCTCTCCACGTATATCTGAAAGCTCGGCCTCCAGCTTCCCAATGACAGAACCCAGGTTCTGCAGCTCAATGTCATGCCAATGCTTTGCATCATTCAGGGAGTTCTCCAAGCCCCGTTTCTACATGAAAGGGAAGTGAAGGTTTCAGAGAAGACCAAACAGGCCTAAAATTCACAATCTAAGTGACCTGTATAAAGACCTCAGTTAGATGTTTATGATTAAGAGAAGACTGCTCTTCATTGACACAAAGTAATGTCATGCTTTGCAGAGATAGCTTCCATCCAACACAGCCATAAATACCCTTCTTTTAAGTGAACAGCTGATGAACTGAGCTTTCTTACCAGTGCCCTCATAGACTCTGTCTCAGCCTGTAAGCTCTGGATCTTTACGGTAGCATCGTTGCAGTCTGTCTTCAGAGTCTCCAGCTCTTCCTCCTCTCGACTCAGCTTACTGTTCACACAGTCAGTCTGCTGCTCTCACAAACACAGGCACATAATTATCAGCCAATACAGCAATGGTATAATAAGCAGCAAATGTAAAAAGCAGTAAGAATAGCCACAGCTACCATATCATTGCTGCTGTGTACATTTTTAGGCATAGTTTCAGACTCTTTATTTTACCTTGCACTCCAGGTAAGCATCAGTCTCGGCACGGTTCTTCTCAATGACCTTCTCCCAGTGGGAACGGATACAGGCCAGGATCTGTTCCAGGCTGGTCTCAATAGGTGCATCAGGTTCATCAACATCACGACCAGCCATCTGGTTATACAGCACTCTTACATCCTACAGAGGGGTAGAGTTTGTGTGGATCACAAAATCTTTTCAATGCTGCAAACTGTAACAAAACCAGCATTTGGTCGTACCCTGATGTGTCCTGAACTGCATTCTGTAGGGCTCTGAATACATTCCAGCAAGTCTTTGTTGTAGGGTTGGTATTCTTTAGCTTACCTCTTCATGGTTTTTGACGAGGTCTATTAGTTCAACTTTCATGGACTCAATCTGGGTCTCCAAATCCATTGCAGTCAGGTTGGCATCATCGATCACCTTGTAGAGTGAGCTAATCTCTTCTTCCACTGCCTTCCGGAAAGGCTGCTCATTCTCAAACCTGAATAAACATACAAGCACTGCTTCGGAAAGTGCCTCTTCTGGAGATTTCTTGCAACACTTTTTATTTTGGCAACCTTACTTTCGTTACAAGCCtgattttctgtctctctgaaaGTCACATACCTGTCTTTGAGGTCTTCTGCAGTGGCCTGGACATTCTCTGTCTGCAGCATGAGCCGAGCATTGTCCAGGATGGCTTCGCTCACCTGGTGTACAGTAAGATTGTGTTAGTCTGCTTGCCCATGCATGTATTTCAATCCATTGTATAAAGACGCATTGTTCAAGATCTGATTTTGTTGGTGTACAGaaatacttttcaaaatgtttgcataattaaattattaatgaaaaaagccagctagagtggtttgatatgaaatgctgtgttatagagaaacagaggcagaattgttcacagtggtgataggaaccagatgttgaATTTCCactaaaagctctctcacaaataattacaaatatttacaggaaatggtaatgaatacactgcctgatgccttaCAGATTGTTTTATAATTGTTTTGAGATGAAGTTTTGCCATTAAAGCTGGTGGGTGTtgagtttggacagaatttAGGCTACAGTTTTGTAATACTTGGTCCAACTTGGTTGGATCAGTCTTGGGCAGTTCTCAGGCTGTATTCGGATCGGTTTAAAATTTCCAGGCTGATTAAAACAAAGGAACATGATAACATAGACACCCTCATAGTGTGCTATCCAGACATTTTTAGCAACCTCCTCATTCACATTATGGTCCATCTAATTCCAGTTGAGATTCCCCGCTGCCATTTATTGTCCATCTAATGTAAATCTACATTCTCATGGCACCATAACCAAGTTTTCCTCCTTATCTGGTGTACCATGGCCTGCCCTGTCCCACCTGTCTGTAGACATCCTCCCACTCATTCCTCAGGGCCCCCCATGTCTCAGCGCTGGAGGCCTTGCGGTCCAGGCAGCTCCGGATCTGTTCCTCCAGCTGTTGGTTGAGCTGCTCCAGGGCGCGCACCTTGTCACGGTACTCCAGCAGGCAGCCATTGAGGCTGTCAAAGCCCAGCTGCTGGTGAGCCCGGTCTCTCGGCTGGGGCAGCACGGGGGCACTGATGGTGCTGCGCAGGCCCTGCAGAAAGACGCTGCTGATGCCCAGCGCCCTGCGGGACACGCGCGCACCAAGGTTGGCAGGTGTTTGGCTCATGGTGGGGGGCGCGGTGCCCACAAAGACGCCCCGGGGCGCTGTGGTGCCACCCGCGCTCACCCGGCCCACGCCGCCCGGCCGCTCCGTGCTAGCCTGGCCCAGAAAGGAGGATCGGCGTCTTGGCAGAGGCATTCCTGTCCTGATGTTGGTATATGACAGGGTACTACTCACCCATAGACATTGCTACAAAGCAGCGCAACTTCTTTCTGACTGGTGCTCAGCGAAACGGCAACAGCTCTTGATGCATGCCTCTTTATGGTGGCCCGGGCTTCTGGAAAGCCGTGCTTTTGTCTCACATCTGTTGTCCCTGGACCATTGTGACTCCactggctgctgctgtttgtttattgaggCTGGGTGCTTTTCAGCTGCCTCAGCATTGTGGGCTTCTCAGGAAAGCTCTATAGAGCCCCTAAACAATTCAGGACATGGCCGGCATGCTTGACCACAGGGGACAATGAATATGGGcgaaaaactgtgaaaatcaTCACATTGTCCCATGCGAGTATTTACGACTGCATGTGAGGGAGAGCATTGTGTAATCACACTACATTTATATCCAAGCTCATCTCTTTTTAATATGACTTGTCATTAGAAATCATTGTTAGGCCAGGACATTATATTTTTAGGCTTATATTATATTAGGCTTATATTATTCTTGCACTTTCCTATATTCTTTCTACAGGGTTCAGATGATATTGTCATTGTTTTTCCTCACCGACTATGAGATCACCATTAagtcaaatataaatataaatggctTCTTATTATCATACTGTTTATTGTTGATCCATAAATCCCTGCTATTTATTGCCAAACATAAGAAGCTGGGATTCCATTTTAAATTTTAGTTCATCTCATGGTTTCTTTTCTTAGTTCATCTCATGGTTTCCTTATTTGCAGAGATTTGGTCATTTCCAGAAAGGCTGTGATTTATGTGTCAGATCTCTAATAATTGTTTAGGGGACATAACCTACTGAAAAATGttcaagaaaaataaaatcaataagaATTCCATTGAACTTAAAGGCATCTGAAAAATACTCAATAGCGGCCTCAGTACCAGGATCAGGGGAAAATGATTACATCAGATAACTGCAATATGCTCTGTGAACAGTGGATGGCACCTTTCAATGCTGGGGTTTCCATGGTCTCCAGAAGAATACATTGTGTTTATATCTTCAGTCTGCCACATAATTTGTTTTGTGAACAACGCAAAAAAGGACTACAACAGTAAAAATGTCCCTAAATGGTTGTTTTATGGC
This window of the Pygocentrus nattereri isolate fPygNat1 chromosome 2, fPygNat1.pri, whole genome shotgun sequence genome carries:
- the bfsp2 gene encoding phakinin, whose translation is MPLPRRRSSFLGQASTERPGGVGRVSAGGTTAPRGVFVGTAPPTMSQTPANLGARVSRRALGISSVFLQGLRSTISAPVLPQPRDRAHQQLGFDSLNGCLLEYRDKVRALEQLNQQLEEQIRSCLDRKASSAETWGALRNEWEDVYRQVSEAILDNARLMLQTENVQATAEDLKDRFENEQPFRKAVEEEISSLYKVIDDANLTAMDLETQIESMKVELIDLVKNHEEDVRVLYNQMAGRDVDEPDAPIETSLEQILACIRSHWEKVIEKNRAETDAYLECKQTDCVNSKLSREEEELETLKTDCNDATVKIQSLQAETESMRALKRGLENSLNDAKHWHDIELQNLGSVIGKLEAELSDIRGEIEQQRRDYETLLNNKMRLELEIGTYHGILDGEESRYHLSMCPGSSAEPEGATASPQPTSEHLGEPQPEDSNKKEKK